One genomic window of Denticeps clupeoides chromosome 14, fDenClu1.1, whole genome shotgun sequence includes the following:
- the slc30a2 gene encoding zinc transporter 2, translated as MDPAASSEKSHLVNERSARMYSPKPQSSFPDSKEHYPGLPFENGDAAGAIELTRPVGAHCHGSRATCEETPETVLAKKKLYIASLVCLLFMIGEVIGGYMAHSLAIMTDAAHLLTDFGSMMVSLFSLWISSRPPTKTLTFGWHRSEILGALVSVLSIWIVTGVLVYLAIDRIVKNDYEIEGHVMVLTSGCAVVVNIIMAYILHHSTTFHAHGSGYHKIDESGLTPVGHGHSHGLLGSHGNTSVRAAFIHVLGDLLQSVGVMVAAIIIYFRPEYKVADPICTFLFSVFVLGTTITILRDVFRILMEGTPKGIGFNSVKEVLLSLKSVKAVHSLHLWALTVGQTLLSVHVAVEKNADSQDVLKEATEVLQTKFGFYNTTIQVELYSEDMAYCSLCQDPLD; from the exons ATGGACCCCGCGGCCAGCTCCGAGAAATCCCACCTGGTCAACGAGAGGAGCGCCAGAATGTACTCGCCGAAGCCCCAAAG CTCATTCCCAGATTCCAAAGAGCACTATCCCGGATTGCCCTTCGAGAACGGGGACGCAGCGGGGGCCATCGAGCTCACCCGGCCTGTCGGGGCACACTGTCACGGCAGCAGAGCCACATGCGAGGAGACCCCCGAGACAGTGCTGGCCAAGAAGAAGCTGTACATCGCCTCCCTGGTCTGCCTGCTCTTCATGATCGGAGAGGTGATCG GAGGTTACATGGCCCACAGTCTGGCCATCATGACGGATGCTGCCCACCTCCTTACTGACTTTGGGAGCATGATGGTCAGCCTCTTCTCATTGTGGATCTCATCCAGACCCCCGACAAAGACCTTGACCTTCGGGTGGCACCGTTCAG AGATTTTGGGTGCCCTGGTGTCCGTCTTGTCCATCTGGATAGTAACTGGGGTGCTTGTGTACCTCGCCATTGACAGGATTGTCAAAAACGACTACGAGATTGAAGGCCACGTGATGGTCTTGACCTCAGGCTGTGCTGTCGTGGTCAACATCAT AATGGCGTACATCCTTCACCACTCCACAACATTCCACGCACACGGCTCCGGCTATCACAAGATCGACGAGAGCGGCCTGACCCCTGTAGGACACGGCCACTCGCACGGCCTCCTGGGTAGCCACGGAAACACCAGCGTGAGGGCAGCGTTTATCCACGTGCTGGGAGACCTCTTACAGAGTGTGGGAGTGATGGTGGCGGCCATTATCATCTACTTCCGG CCGGAATACAAAGTGGCCGATCCCATTTGCACCTTCCTGTTCTCTGTGTTCGTCCTGGGAACCACCATCACCATCCTGCGAGATGTTTTTCGGATACTCATGGAAG GGACACCTAAAGGCATTGGGTTCAACTCTGTGAAGGAGGTGCTGCTGTCACTGAAGTCAGTGAAGGCCGTGCACAGTCTGCATCTATGGGCCTTGACTGTGGGCCAAACGCTGCTGTCTGTTCATGTGGCTGTTG AGAAGAACGCTGATTCCCAGGATGTCCTAAAGGAGGCTACCGAGGTCCTACAGACCAAGTTTGGCTTCTACAATACAACCATCCAGGTGGAGCTTTACTCCGAGGACATGGCTTACTGCAGTCTGTGCCAGGACCCTCTGGACTAA